The following coding sequences are from one Achromobacter sp. B7 window:
- a CDS encoding glucose 1-dehydrogenase, translating to MRHAVDLSGRVAIVTGANSGIGRGIALELAAAGARVVVNHRPNEDSERRGLDVVHQIVDAGGLAVAAAADISREDDVEHLFSVAAEHFQRVDILVNNAGIEQPAAIQDMTLAQWQKVIDTNLTGQFLCARAAARAFLNRQPAPAPGEAAGKIVFISSVHEVIPWAFQANYAASKGGVSLLMQSLAQELAPMKIRVNSVAPGAIRTPINAPAWNTPQALESLLKLIPYGRIGEPEDVARAVAWLASDDSDYVTGSTLFVDGGMTLYPGFRGAG from the coding sequence ATGCGGCATGCGGTAGATCTGTCCGGGCGCGTGGCAATTGTCACCGGCGCCAATTCAGGGATCGGGCGCGGTATTGCGCTGGAACTGGCGGCGGCGGGGGCGCGGGTGGTGGTCAACCATCGGCCCAACGAAGACTCCGAGCGGCGCGGCCTGGATGTCGTGCACCAGATCGTCGACGCGGGCGGCCTGGCGGTGGCGGCGGCAGCCGACATCAGCCGCGAAGACGATGTCGAGCACTTGTTCAGCGTCGCGGCCGAACATTTTCAGCGGGTCGACATCCTGGTCAACAACGCCGGCATCGAGCAGCCGGCCGCCATCCAGGACATGACGCTGGCGCAGTGGCAGAAGGTGATCGACACCAACCTGACCGGCCAGTTCCTGTGCGCCCGCGCGGCGGCGCGCGCGTTCCTGAACCGGCAGCCTGCTCCGGCGCCGGGTGAGGCCGCAGGGAAAATCGTCTTCATCAGTTCGGTGCACGAAGTGATTCCGTGGGCCTTTCAGGCGAACTACGCGGCGTCCAAGGGCGGTGTGTCGTTGCTGATGCAGTCGCTGGCGCAAGAGTTGGCGCCGATGAAGATACGCGTCAATTCCGTGGCGCCGGGCGCCATCCGCACCCCCATCAACGCGCCCGCGTGGAACACGCCGCAAGCCCTGGAATCGTTGCTGAAGCTGATTCCGTATGGGCGCATCGGCGAACCCGAGGACGTGGCGCGCGCCGTGGCGTGGCTGGCCAGCGACGACTCCGATTACGTCACGGGCTCGACCTTGTTCGTCGATGGTGGCATGACGCTATACCCCGGCTTTCGCGGGGCGGGCTAG
- a CDS encoding sugar O-acetyltransferase, which produces MPRLRPGAEIQKMLNGDLYDPTDPDIQAEQAATKAWMAAYNAALAAPAAQRHALLCERFGTVGRGAVVRPPFHCDYGCNIHLGANVFMNFNCVILDVAEVHIGDGTQIGPAVQIMTADHPREADARAAGLEFGRPIRIGGNVWIGAGAILLPGITVGDNAIIGAGSVVTRDVPASATVAGNPARPIGR; this is translated from the coding sequence ATGCCCCGCCTACGTCCCGGCGCTGAAATTCAAAAAATGCTGAACGGCGATCTCTACGATCCCACGGACCCCGACATCCAGGCCGAGCAGGCCGCCACCAAAGCCTGGATGGCGGCGTACAACGCCGCCCTGGCCGCGCCCGCCGCCCAGCGCCACGCGCTACTGTGTGAACGCTTTGGCACCGTAGGACGCGGCGCGGTGGTACGGCCGCCGTTTCATTGCGACTACGGATGCAACATCCACCTGGGCGCCAACGTCTTCATGAATTTCAACTGCGTCATCCTGGATGTGGCCGAGGTCCACATCGGTGACGGCACGCAGATCGGCCCCGCCGTACAGATCATGACGGCGGATCACCCGCGCGAGGCGGACGCGCGCGCGGCCGGACTGGAATTCGGGCGGCCCATCCGCATCGGCGGCAATGTGTGGATCGGCGCCGGCGCTATCCTGCTGCCCGGCATCACGGTGGGCGACAACGCAATCATCGGCGCGGGCAGCGTCGTCACGCGTGACGTGCCCGCATCGGCCACGGTGGCAGGCAACCCGGCGCGGCCCATCGGCCGTTAA
- a CDS encoding diguanylate cyclase, translating to MVGAQVRITLSLIAPTLVVVFAITFVGIWCAFRHRTYLLYLAAGCGLFAAGAMSQILHLPRDSGANALVSGMLYITAVCAATQGILNRVGRGLPWHAYLAFCAAILTALWYFFYIDRNLLVRVYVLNIGIGALLTVAALRMRRASAGRRIDTALFVVLLAFGLHFFPRTLLSIGTHAPNGPLAFADSPFWQWLQLSLAVFSVGLAITLLLAVAADTIDEVRHEGEKDWLTGLLNRRGFETRMRPFEQRGHEPAALVVGDVDHFKRINDQYGHSGGDAVLKDVARALTLSVRKRDLLGRIGGEEFAIYLPATDFQEAVHCAERLRAFVADTVRAPDGTSPVTMSLGVAAATAADNWQSLFQRADEKLYAAKRAGRNQVAA from the coding sequence ATGGTTGGTGCCCAGGTTCGAATTACCCTGTCGTTGATTGCCCCTACCCTGGTGGTGGTTTTCGCCATTACATTTGTTGGCATTTGGTGCGCCTTCCGGCATCGCACCTATCTTCTGTATCTGGCGGCGGGTTGCGGGCTGTTTGCCGCCGGCGCGATGTCGCAGATCCTGCATCTGCCGCGCGACTCGGGCGCCAACGCGCTGGTGTCCGGCATGCTCTACATCACCGCCGTGTGCGCGGCCACGCAGGGCATCCTGAACCGCGTCGGCCGGGGCCTGCCCTGGCATGCGTACCTGGCCTTCTGCGCCGCCATCCTGACGGCGCTCTGGTACTTCTTTTATATCGACCGCAACCTGCTGGTGCGCGTCTATGTCCTGAACATCGGCATCGGCGCCCTGCTGACCGTGGCCGCATTGCGCATGCGCCGCGCGTCCGCCGGACGCCGCATCGACACCGCCTTGTTCGTGGTGCTGCTGGCGTTTGGCCTGCATTTTTTTCCGCGCACGTTGCTCAGCATCGGCACGCACGCGCCCAACGGCCCACTGGCGTTTGCGGATTCCCCGTTCTGGCAGTGGTTGCAGTTGTCGCTGGCCGTCTTCAGCGTAGGGCTGGCAATCACGCTATTGCTGGCGGTGGCCGCCGACACCATCGACGAAGTGCGGCACGAAGGCGAGAAAGACTGGCTGACGGGTTTGCTCAACCGCCGAGGCTTTGAAACCCGCATGCGTCCCTTTGAACAGCGCGGTCACGAACCGGCCGCATTGGTGGTTGGCGATGTCGATCACTTCAAGCGCATCAACGACCAATACGGCCACAGCGGCGGGGACGCGGTGTTGAAAGACGTGGCACGGGCGCTGACGTTGTCCGTGCGCAAGCGCGACCTGCTGGGGCGCATCGGCGGCGAAGAGTTCGCCATTTATTTGCCGGCCACCGACTTCCAGGAAGCGGTGCATTGCGCGGAGCGGCTGCGGGCCTTTGTCGCCGACACCGTACGCGCGCCGGACGGGACATCGCCTGTGACGATGAGCCTGGGCGTGGCGGCGGCGACCGCGGCCGACAACTGGCAGTCGCTATTCCAGCGCGCGGACGAAAAGCTGTATGCCGCCAAAAGAGCAGGCCGCAACCAGGTCGCCGCTTGA
- a CDS encoding autotransporter domain-containing protein: MNHIYRLVWNRKLRVWQAASELASQSRGGSSSATRSIATSAPPYAAAAAVALALGLSSVSTAVQAECIEDLIIVTCEGLDLSSDPGYASASNVLDVRVEENATVGVDPALGGTAMRLSGDKITVSNKGRIDANLFGPAATASSGLVIGNSSGRGNAISVSNLATGILGGVVSASVPFPTVQGMALAVQNGTGGVSQLSNAGMIRSVPRSGQITETSNLPVIAAYGGGQVRFVNESTGVIIGRVGFQASGTPGQGHLFDNAGTIVGGVSLGQGGNNTYTAVTGSLVLRGPNAATADLAVDDTPGLSFAPPGKIDGGTGAGDTLVLQNVLPSAGTESGNGGVGTASGDTYINFDTLRINSGSWTLSGAFLPNGGNVELNGGLATLQDGAVFGSASIVANGGALAVGTANQTMSNNVELGNAGLRITAGQALTLAGDVSGAGALNVQGTSSITLGGTSTYTGGTAIGAAASLQGDTRNLQGNIANDGALTFQQATAGTYSGVLSGAGTLTKAGAGKLTLTGANTYTGATTVAAGTLAVGAGGTLGSSAITLASGTTLDLSTGGNQTLTTLAGSGAFVQLGSATLTLDSPNDADFGGVIAGAGALVKAGSGRQTLSGASTFTGGLTVNGGTLALGPGGSLPPDSAVTVNTGATLDLASAASQQLASLNGNGGNVLLGLSAMVNSGSYAGSIQGAGGLVKDGPASLNLNGVNTYTGDTLVNGGTLMVGSSAANSSAAVTSNITVRNTATLGGFGQVTGNVTVESGGRLAPGALAGVFTVNGNLSMAQGSQAQFSLGAPGVSHSVSVNGDLQLNGAQLSVLDAGGLGLGLYRLFDYTGTLTLSHGGLVTSTGMTLQALAGAKQINLINATGLSLNLWNANGLASPTQMGGGSGVWSTTSAVWTDATGSLTAARYPADAFAIFGGAAGTVTVDDTGGAITAQGIQFASDGYRLTGSSLAVTGSTPSAPGEIRVGNGSPASAAWTATIDNTLTGVGINKTGLGTLVLNGVNTYTQRTQLTAGTLEVSTDANLGAPGAGLDFLGGTLRVTGTAFQNTARNITLGTAGGGFDIADAGNTYTLSQALTGNGSLAKLGAGTLVLGGSNTYVGGTSVQAGTLQVGDGAVAGSIAGNVAVASGATLVFKRSDRVAFNGDITGAGQLRQSGTGTLVLTGQHSLAGGAYIDAGTLQVGDGGTTGWVTGNIANQGSLVFNRSDDTVYSGTLSGAGATRKLGAGTLAMAGDSSAYTGALQLSAGALQVDGKLGGRVQALAGTTLSGTGTLNNVTIGSGATLSPGNAATPLGSMNVAGDLTFKPGATYRVATAANGQSSSVRVAGTATLNGSVVQVGENGNYAPSTTYTILAANNGVQGRFDTVSSNLAFLTPSLSYDANRVDLVVKLKEVPSEGGGGDNGSGGGTRPIEFADAAVTGNQRGVARALQSLPANSALYQHILNLPNGAPPAAFNALSGEAHASTVSVLQNVTGAFTQMPMARLHANLNAGQIPGAPTAQLGLGDAASLPQSAAQPLWAQVFGKWTTLDGDGNAAKTTQSDAGVTIGGDAGVGGGWRLGGAVGYTNSDSRTRDRASSADTDSYSIAVYGGKAFEAGAGKINLSLGAAYTWHEVDTRRSTAAAGLNQTLKANYGASTGQVFTELGYAVPVHDRLTLEPFVAANYSDLHTRGFSESGGDAALRGQSSRNDVTTTTVGLHALTTFDSAGARGYARGTLGWRHAFGDLNPASVLAFAQGGDTFTATGAPVARDAAVVEVGVGIDVSKRTTVGVSYGGQFGDGNRQNTGTLDVRYRF, from the coding sequence GACAGCATCGTCGGGCCTGGTGATCGGCAACAGCAGCGGCAGGGGCAACGCGATCAGCGTCAGTAACCTGGCGACCGGGATACTGGGCGGCGTGGTCAGCGCGTCTGTTCCGTTTCCCACCGTGCAAGGCATGGCGCTGGCCGTGCAAAACGGAACCGGTGGGGTAAGCCAACTGAGCAACGCCGGCATGATCCGTAGCGTTCCGAGAAGCGGCCAGATCACGGAAACCTCCAACTTGCCGGTAATCGCGGCGTATGGGGGTGGTCAAGTGCGCTTCGTCAACGAAAGCACGGGCGTCATCATCGGGCGCGTCGGGTTCCAGGCCTCCGGCACACCGGGCCAAGGACACCTGTTCGACAACGCGGGAACGATCGTGGGCGGCGTATCGCTGGGTCAGGGTGGCAACAACACCTACACCGCGGTAACGGGATCGCTGGTGCTGCGTGGCCCGAACGCCGCGACCGCCGATTTGGCCGTGGACGACACCCCCGGCCTGAGCTTTGCGCCCCCCGGCAAGATCGACGGCGGCACGGGCGCGGGCGACACGCTGGTGCTGCAAAACGTCTTGCCATCGGCCGGCACCGAGAGCGGCAATGGCGGCGTGGGCACCGCATCCGGCGACACCTACATCAACTTCGACACGCTGCGCATCAATAGCGGCAGCTGGACGTTAAGCGGCGCGTTTCTGCCCAATGGCGGCAACGTGGAACTCAATGGGGGCCTGGCCACCCTTCAAGACGGCGCCGTGTTCGGCTCGGCGTCGATCGTGGCAAATGGCGGCGCACTGGCCGTGGGCACCGCCAACCAGACGATGAGCAACAACGTCGAGCTTGGCAATGCCGGGCTGCGCATCACGGCGGGCCAAGCCCTGACGCTGGCGGGCGACGTCTCGGGCGCGGGCGCGCTGAACGTCCAGGGCACCAGCTCCATCACGCTTGGCGGCACCAGCACCTACACCGGCGGCACCGCCATCGGCGCAGCCGCCAGCCTGCAAGGCGACACGCGCAACCTGCAAGGCAATATCGCCAACGATGGCGCGCTGACGTTCCAGCAAGCCACCGCCGGCACCTATTCCGGTGTGTTGTCCGGCGCGGGCACATTGACCAAGGCAGGCGCGGGCAAGCTGACGCTGACCGGCGCAAACACCTATACCGGCGCCACCACCGTGGCAGCCGGCACCTTGGCGGTGGGCGCGGGCGGCACCCTGGGCAGCAGCGCCATCACCCTGGCCTCCGGAACCACGCTGGACCTGAGCACCGGCGGCAACCAGACGTTGACCACGCTTGCGGGCTCCGGCGCATTCGTGCAGTTGGGATCGGCAACGCTGACGCTGGACAGCCCCAACGACGCCGACTTTGGCGGCGTGATCGCCGGCGCGGGCGCGCTGGTCAAAGCGGGTTCGGGCAGGCAGACCCTTAGCGGCGCCAGCACCTTTACCGGCGGCCTGACCGTCAACGGCGGCACGCTGGCCTTGGGACCCGGGGGCAGCCTGCCTCCGGACTCCGCCGTCACGGTCAACACCGGCGCAACGCTGGATCTGGCATCGGCCGCAAGCCAGCAACTGGCCTCGCTGAACGGCAACGGCGGCAACGTGCTGCTGGGTCTGAGCGCGATGGTGAATTCGGGTTCCTACGCCGGCTCGATCCAGGGCGCCGGCGGGCTCGTCAAGGACGGGCCGGCAAGTCTCAACCTGAATGGCGTCAACACCTACACCGGCGACACGCTGGTCAACGGTGGCACGCTGATGGTCGGCTCCAGCGCGGCCAACAGCAGCGCCGCCGTCACCAGCAACATCACCGTGCGCAACACCGCTACGCTGGGCGGATTCGGGCAGGTCACCGGCAACGTAACGGTGGAATCCGGCGGCCGCCTGGCTCCGGGCGCGCTTGCCGGCGTGTTCACCGTCAACGGCAACCTGTCGATGGCGCAGGGGTCTCAGGCGCAATTCAGCCTGGGTGCGCCGGGCGTCAGCCATAGCGTCAGCGTCAACGGCGACCTGCAATTGAACGGCGCGCAGTTGAGCGTGCTGGATGCCGGCGGATTAGGCCTGGGCTTGTACCGCTTGTTCGACTACACCGGCACATTGACCTTGAGTCATGGCGGCCTGGTCACTTCCACAGGCATGACGCTGCAAGCCCTTGCCGGTGCCAAGCAGATCAACCTGATCAACGCCACCGGCTTGTCGCTGAACCTCTGGAACGCCAACGGCTTGGCCAGCCCCACCCAGATGGGCGGCGGGTCGGGCGTCTGGTCGACCACCAGCGCCGTCTGGACGGACGCCACGGGCAGCCTGACCGCCGCGCGCTATCCGGCCGACGCCTTCGCCATCTTTGGCGGGGCTGCCGGCACGGTGACCGTCGATGACACCGGCGGCGCCATCACCGCCCAAGGCATTCAGTTCGCCAGCGACGGCTATCGGCTGACCGGTTCGTCGTTGGCGGTGACCGGCTCCACGCCCAGCGCGCCGGGCGAGATACGCGTGGGTAATGGCAGCCCGGCGTCGGCGGCGTGGACGGCCACCATCGACAACACCTTGACGGGCGTGGGCATCAACAAGACGGGCTTGGGCACCCTGGTGCTGAACGGCGTCAACACCTACACGCAACGCACGCAATTGACGGCCGGCACGCTGGAGGTTTCCACCGATGCCAACCTGGGCGCGCCCGGGGCCGGCCTGGACTTCCTGGGCGGCACGCTGCGCGTGACCGGCACCGCTTTTCAGAACACCGCGCGCAACATCACGCTGGGCACGGCGGGCGGCGGCTTCGATATCGCCGACGCCGGCAACACGTACACCCTGAGCCAAGCATTGACCGGCAACGGCAGCCTGGCCAAGCTCGGCGCGGGCACGCTGGTGCTGGGCGGCAGCAATACCTATGTCGGCGGCACCTCGGTGCAAGCGGGCACCTTGCAGGTGGGCGACGGCGCGGTAGCGGGCAGCATCGCCGGCAACGTCGCGGTGGCAAGCGGCGCAACGCTTGTGTTCAAGCGCAGCGACCGCGTGGCCTTCAATGGCGACATCACCGGCGCGGGCCAGTTACGCCAAAGCGGCACGGGCACGCTGGTGCTGACCGGACAACACTCGCTGGCAGGCGGCGCTTACATTGACGCCGGCACGCTGCAAGTGGGCGACGGCGGCACCACCGGCTGGGTCACCGGCAACATCGCCAACCAGGGCAGCCTGGTGTTCAACCGGTCGGACGACACGGTCTACAGCGGCACGCTGTCCGGTGCGGGCGCGACCCGCAAACTGGGCGCGGGCACGCTGGCCATGGCGGGCGACAGCAGTGCCTACACCGGCGCCCTGCAACTGTCTGCCGGCGCCTTGCAGGTGGACGGCAAGCTGGGCGGCCGCGTGCAGGCCTTGGCGGGCACCACGCTGTCGGGCACCGGCACCTTGAACAACGTCACGATCGGATCGGGCGCCACGCTGTCGCCCGGCAACGCGGCCACCCCGCTGGGCAGCATGAACGTCGCGGGCGACCTTACCTTCAAGCCGGGCGCGACCTACCGCGTGGCGACGGCCGCCAACGGCCAGAGCAGCAGCGTGCGTGTCGCGGGCACGGCCACGTTGAACGGCTCAGTCGTGCAAGTGGGTGAAAACGGCAACTACGCGCCCTCCACCACCTACACCATTCTTGCCGCCAACAATGGCGTGCAGGGGCGCTTTGACACCGTCTCCAGCAACCTGGCCTTTCTGACGCCGTCCTTGTCCTACGACGCGAATCGCGTGGACCTGGTGGTGAAGCTGAAGGAAGTGCCGTCCGAAGGCGGGGGTGGCGACAACGGCAGCGGCGGGGGCACGCGCCCCATCGAATTCGCCGATGCCGCCGTCACCGGCAATCAGCGTGGCGTGGCGCGTGCGTTGCAAAGCCTGCCGGCCAACAGCGCGCTGTATCAGCACATTCTCAACCTGCCCAACGGCGCGCCGCCCGCGGCTTTCAACGCGCTGTCCGGCGAAGCGCATGCCAGCACGGTGTCGGTGCTGCAAAACGTGACGGGCGCGTTCACGCAGATGCCGATGGCGCGGCTGCACGCCAACCTCAATGCCGGGCAGATTCCCGGCGCGCCCACTGCCCAGTTGGGCCTGGGCGACGCCGCCTCGCTGCCGCAGTCCGCCGCACAACCGCTGTGGGCACAGGTGTTCGGAAAATGGACCACGCTGGACGGTGACGGCAATGCGGCCAAGACCACGCAATCCGATGCCGGCGTGACCATCGGCGGGGACGCGGGGGTAGGCGGCGGCTGGCGCCTGGGCGGCGCGGTCGGCTACACGAACAGCGACAGCCGCACCCGCGACCGTGCGTCCAGTGCCGACACCGACAGCTACAGCATCGCGGTCTATGGCGGCAAGGCGTTCGAGGCCGGGGCCGGCAAGATCAATCTGAGTCTGGGCGCCGCCTATACCTGGCACGAGGTGGACACGCGCCGCAGCACCGCCGCCGCCGGGCTGAACCAGACGCTAAAGGCCAACTACGGCGCCAGCACCGGCCAGGTCTTCACGGAACTGGGCTACGCCGTGCCCGTGCACGACCGTCTGACGCTGGAGCCTTTCGTGGCCGCCAACTACAGCGACCTGCACACGCGCGGCTTTTCGGAATCGGGCGGGGACGCGGCGCTGCGCGGCCAGAGCAGCCGCAACGACGTCACCACCACCACCGTCGGGCTGCACGCGTTGACGACGTTCGATAGCGCGGGCGCACGCGGCTACGCGCGCGGCACGCTGGGCTGGCGCCATGCGTTCGGCGACCTGAACCCGGCCAGCGTACTGGCGTTTGCCCAAGGCGGCGACACGTTCACGGCGACCGGCGCGCCCGTGGCCCGCGACGCGGCCGTGGTGGAAGTGGGCGTGGGAATTGACGTCAGCAAGCGCACCACGGTGGGCGTCAGCTACGGCGGTCAATTCGGGGACGGCAACCGGCAGAACACCGGCACGCTGGATGTGCGCTACCGGTTTTAA
- a CDS encoding PleD family two-component system response regulator, producing the protein MTKILVVDDQPTLIELLSEFLGDEGYDVTGHTDGLTALQQMLAVRPDVVITDFSMPGMHGGALLTAMRENAYLCDTPVVVLSGRPEYEVDQACEGYAVYLRKPAEPTEVLAAVRRLAPAPAAPTVAAAPARPARLRSDADDLGAPLRQNTAGASHGSAAYFA; encoded by the coding sequence ATGACGAAGATTCTTGTTGTCGATGATCAGCCGACGCTGATCGAACTGTTGAGCGAATTCCTTGGCGACGAAGGCTACGACGTAACGGGCCACACCGACGGACTGACTGCGCTGCAACAGATGCTGGCCGTGCGTCCCGACGTGGTCATCACCGACTTTTCCATGCCCGGCATGCACGGCGGCGCGCTGCTAACCGCCATGCGCGAAAACGCCTACCTGTGCGACACCCCCGTGGTCGTGTTGAGCGGCCGGCCGGAATACGAGGTAGACCAGGCCTGCGAAGGCTATGCCGTCTACCTGCGCAAGCCGGCCGAGCCGACCGAGGTGCTGGCAGCCGTACGCCGCCTGGCCCCCGCGCCGGCAGCGCCCACGGTAGCCGCCGCGCCCGCGCGCCCGGCGCGTCTGCGCAGCGACGCGGACGACCTTGGCGCCCCGCTGCGCCAGAACACGGCCGGCGCCTCGCACGGATCGGCCGCGTACTTCGCGTAA
- a CDS encoding glycoside hydrolase family 15 protein, producing the protein MSKRIEDYGLIGNMLSAALVARDGSIDWLCLPHFDSPACFAALLGDDSHGRWLLAPEGAGHTSTRRYLPDTAVLETRHETPDGVVRVYDFMPLSDEEERVDVVRIVQCESGQVDMHMELTLRFNYGQAVPWVRRRDYGLSAIAGPDAVELHTAVPLQGRDMKSVAEFRVRQGETVPFTLSYHRSHKTPHFVPDRMESMDRTIAWWQEWAKRCHWENGPGRRRDAVVRSLITLKLLTFQPTGGIVAAPTTSLPEQLGGTRNWDYRHCWLRDSALTLYALLNAGYREEAEAWRQWLLRAAAGHPNQLQIMYGIAGERWLPEHDIPWLPGYENSAPVRLGNAAAGQMQLDVYGELIETLHAARVAELAPLAEAWRMQKVLLKPLEQLWRKPDHGIWEMRGPPRAFTHSRLMCWVALDRTLKSCERFGLEGPVDRWRALAAEIREDICTNGYDAQRNTFVQYYGGTALDASLLLIPQVGFLPPDDPRVTGTVQAIEQELLRGGLVLRYSTEHSDDGLPGDEGAFLACSFWLADAYIMQGRLDDAHRLFDHLLSLRNDLGLLAEEYDVARKRLVGNFPQGFSHIGLVNTAYNLSAAGGPAHQRSFRDAPQD; encoded by the coding sequence ATGTCCAAACGCATCGAGGACTATGGCCTGATCGGCAATATGCTGTCGGCCGCGCTGGTGGCGCGCGACGGCTCGATCGATTGGTTGTGTTTGCCGCATTTCGATTCCCCGGCCTGCTTTGCCGCCTTGCTGGGGGACGACAGCCACGGGCGCTGGTTGCTGGCGCCAGAGGGCGCGGGCCACACCAGCACGCGCCGCTACCTGCCCGACACCGCCGTACTGGAAACGCGTCACGAAACCCCGGACGGGGTGGTGCGCGTGTACGACTTCATGCCGCTTAGCGACGAGGAAGAGCGGGTGGACGTGGTGCGCATTGTTCAGTGCGAGTCCGGGCAGGTGGACATGCACATGGAGCTGACGCTGCGCTTTAACTACGGGCAGGCGGTGCCGTGGGTGCGGCGGCGCGATTACGGTCTTAGCGCCATCGCGGGGCCGGATGCCGTCGAGCTGCACACGGCTGTGCCGCTGCAAGGGCGCGACATGAAAAGCGTGGCCGAATTCCGGGTGCGCCAGGGCGAGACGGTGCCGTTCACCCTGTCTTACCACCGCTCGCACAAGACGCCGCATTTTGTGCCCGATCGCATGGAAAGCATGGACCGCACGATTGCCTGGTGGCAGGAGTGGGCCAAGCGCTGTCACTGGGAAAACGGGCCGGGGCGGCGGCGCGATGCGGTGGTCAGATCGCTGATCACGCTGAAGCTGCTGACGTTCCAACCTACGGGCGGCATTGTGGCCGCGCCCACCACGTCGCTGCCCGAGCAATTGGGCGGCACCCGTAATTGGGACTATCGCCATTGCTGGCTGCGCGATTCCGCGCTGACGTTGTATGCGCTGCTCAATGCCGGCTATCGCGAAGAAGCCGAGGCGTGGCGGCAATGGCTGTTGCGCGCGGCGGCCGGGCATCCGAACCAGTTGCAGATCATGTATGGCATTGCGGGCGAACGCTGGTTGCCCGAACACGATATTCCGTGGTTGCCGGGCTACGAGAACAGCGCGCCGGTGCGGCTGGGCAATGCGGCGGCGGGGCAGATGCAGCTGGACGTTTATGGCGAACTGATTGAAACGCTGCACGCCGCGCGGGTGGCGGAACTGGCGCCGCTGGCCGAAGCATGGCGCATGCAAAAGGTGCTGCTCAAACCGCTGGAGCAATTGTGGCGCAAGCCCGATCACGGCATCTGGGAAATGCGCGGGCCGCCGCGCGCGTTCACGCATTCGCGGCTGATGTGCTGGGTGGCGCTGGATCGCACGTTGAAATCGTGCGAACGCTTCGGGCTGGAAGGGCCGGTGGATCGGTGGCGCGCGCTGGCCGCCGAGATCCGCGAAGACATCTGCACGAACGGCTACGACGCCCAGCGCAATACGTTTGTGCAGTACTACGGCGGCACGGCGCTGGATGCGAGCCTGCTGCTGATTCCGCAGGTGGGTTTCCTGCCGCCGGACGATCCCCGAGTGACCGGCACCGTGCAGGCCATCGAGCAGGAACTGCTGCGCGGCGGCTTGGTACTGCGATATTCCACCGAGCATAGCGACGACGGCCTGCCGGGCGATGAAGGCGCGTTTCTGGCATGCAGTTTCTGGCTGGCCGACGCCTACATCATGCAGGGCCGCCTGGATGACGCGCATCGTTTGTTCGATCACCTGCTGTCGTTGCGCAATGACCTGGGCTTGCTGGCCGAGGAATACGACGTGGCGCGCAAGCGGCTGGTCGGCAATTTCCCACAGGGGTTTTCCCATATCGGGCTGGTCAATACCGCCTACAACCTGAGCGCGGCGGGCGGGCCGGCGCACCAGCGATCGTTCCGCGACGCGCCCCAGGACTAA
- a CDS encoding ferritin-like domain-containing protein, which translates to MDKATKTGMNRTGMQMAPVQGPMQVRFALDQGPSPGGMQAAVAQRTAAIVSAGQLGSVPVPATGKGVLTTVAGKLTGRNPEVLIDKLGQRAAYERSGVRLYEAMLVKVEADRDDRNTGLRTDLIKIRDEEEAHFHMLVDIIEKLGADPTAQTPGADASAMASLGLVQVLTDPRTSISQGLEALLTAELTDHASWELLTELAEQQGHDDLAAQSREAEAAEARHTTIIRQWLREFVARDAT; encoded by the coding sequence ATGGACAAAGCCACCAAGACCGGGATGAATCGCACCGGCATGCAGATGGCGCCCGTGCAGGGGCCGATGCAAGTGAGGTTCGCGCTCGATCAGGGCCCCTCGCCCGGCGGCATGCAGGCGGCCGTCGCGCAGCGCACCGCGGCCATCGTGTCGGCCGGGCAGTTGGGGTCGGTGCCGGTGCCCGCCACGGGCAAGGGCGTGCTGACCACGGTCGCCGGCAAGCTGACCGGCCGCAATCCGGAGGTGCTGATCGACAAGCTGGGGCAGCGCGCGGCGTACGAGCGGTCGGGCGTGCGTCTGTACGAAGCCATGCTGGTCAAGGTCGAGGCCGACCGCGATGACCGGAACACGGGCCTGCGCACCGACCTGATCAAGATTCGTGACGAGGAAGAGGCGCACTTTCACATGCTGGTCGACATCATCGAAAAATTGGGCGCGGACCCCACCGCGCAAACGCCCGGCGCCGATGCCAGCGCGATGGCGTCGCTGGGCCTGGTGCAGGTGTTGACCGACCCGCGCACCAGCATTTCGCAGGGCCTGGAAGCGTTGCTGACCGCTGAACTGACGGACCACGCCTCATGGGAACTGCTGACAGAGCTAGCCGAGCAGCAGGGCCACGACGACCTGGCGGCCCAATCGCGCGAAGCCGAAGCGGCCGAGGCGCGGCACACGACCATCATCCGTCAATGGCTGCGCGAGTTCGTGGCGCGCGACGCCACGTGA